The following proteins come from a genomic window of Azoarcus sp. PA01:
- a CDS encoding biotin--[acetyl-CoA-carboxylase] ligase — translation MTAPTIEQPFTAAAIAAPLGTLASAFDVRLLAECASTNSELIDAPPADDGRIAVVVADRQTAGRGRRGRLWQSWPGGSLTFSALWRFRPGAPVPAGLSLVAGLAVVRALEKLGVEGLQLKWPNDVLVHGDKLAGILVELLPGRARTVAAVVGIGLNLRLPAGASIPDQPGVTDLAAHVAELPDRSALLASLLAELHALFETYAAAGFPALRGAWQQRNAFADLPVRVTGEGRELDGICAGVDEDGALLIRGDDGLVRILSGEVSLRVRQ, via the coding sequence TTGACTGCCCCAACCATCGAACAGCCCTTTACTGCCGCAGCGATCGCCGCGCCGCTCGGAACGCTCGCGAGCGCGTTCGACGTGCGGCTGCTGGCCGAATGCGCCTCGACGAACAGCGAACTCATCGATGCGCCCCCCGCGGACGACGGCCGAATCGCCGTCGTCGTCGCGGATCGCCAGACGGCCGGCCGCGGTCGGCGCGGGCGGCTGTGGCAATCTTGGCCCGGCGGCAGCCTGACTTTTTCGGCGCTGTGGCGCTTTCGGCCGGGCGCCCCGGTACCGGCCGGACTGTCGCTGGTGGCCGGTCTTGCCGTCGTCCGGGCGCTCGAGAAGCTCGGCGTCGAGGGGCTGCAGCTGAAGTGGCCGAACGACGTGCTGGTGCATGGCGACAAGCTCGCCGGGATTCTCGTCGAACTGCTGCCGGGCCGCGCCCGCACCGTGGCAGCGGTGGTCGGAATCGGCCTGAACCTGCGCCTGCCGGCCGGCGCATCGATCCCCGACCAACCCGGTGTCACCGACCTTGCCGCGCACGTTGCCGAGCTGCCGGATCGCAGCGCGCTGCTCGCTTCCCTGCTCGCCGAGCTGCACGCGCTGTTCGAGACTTACGCCGCAGCGGGTTTTCCGGCGCTGCGCGGGGCGTGGCAGCAACGCAACGCGTTCGCCGACCTGCCGGTGCGCGTCACTGGCGAGGGCCGCGAACTCGACGGCATCTGCGCGGGCGTCGACGAAGACGGCGCACTGCTGATCCGCGGCGACGACGGGCTGGTGCGCATCCTCTCAGGCGAGGTATCACTGAGAGTCCGACAGTGA
- the ntrC gene encoding nitrogen regulation protein NR(I) produces MNTVWIVDDDRSIRWVIEKALSRENISYRSFASASEALTALETSPQPPKVLISDIRMPGESGLGLLQRVKTLHPHVPVIIMTAYSDLESAVSAFQGGAFEYLPKPFDVDQAVALVQRAIAQNAHQQGAQEEATVAPEILGQAPSMQEVFRAIGRLAQSHATVLINGESGTGKELVARALHRHSPRRDAPFIAINTAAIPRDLLESELFGHERGAFTGAATQRRGRFEQADGGTLFLDEIGDMPAELQTRLLRVLSDNHFYRVGGHQPVRANVRVIAATHQHLEDRVRQGLFREDLFHRLNVIRLRLPPMRERREDIPILVRHFLQKSAQDLGVEPKRISEPALKYLQALPFPGNVRQLENLCHWLTVMAPGQTIEVADLPPEMRDRPDREMPVAWVDGLAVEADRMIATAPGEVFDRLTREFERTLIRRALTATGGRRIEAALLLGIGRNTITRKIQELGLEEHRHPPASEDASS; encoded by the coding sequence ATGAACACCGTCTGGATCGTCGATGATGACCGCTCCATCCGCTGGGTGATCGAAAAAGCCCTCAGCCGCGAAAACATTTCCTACCGCAGCTTTGCGTCGGCGAGCGAAGCGCTGACGGCGCTCGAAACGTCGCCGCAGCCGCCGAAAGTGCTGATTTCCGACATCCGCATGCCCGGCGAATCGGGCCTCGGCCTGCTGCAGCGCGTGAAAACCCTGCACCCGCACGTACCGGTCATCATCATGACCGCTTATTCCGACCTCGAAAGCGCGGTCTCGGCGTTCCAAGGTGGAGCGTTCGAATATCTGCCCAAGCCGTTCGACGTCGACCAGGCGGTGGCCCTCGTGCAGCGTGCGATCGCCCAGAACGCGCACCAGCAGGGCGCACAGGAGGAGGCGACCGTCGCGCCCGAGATTCTCGGCCAGGCACCTTCGATGCAGGAAGTGTTTCGCGCGATCGGCCGCCTCGCCCAGTCGCATGCGACAGTGCTGATCAACGGCGAATCGGGCACGGGCAAGGAACTGGTCGCGCGCGCGCTGCATCGCCACAGCCCCCGCCGCGACGCCCCGTTCATCGCGATCAACACTGCGGCGATCCCGCGCGATCTGCTCGAATCGGAACTTTTCGGCCATGAACGCGGCGCCTTCACCGGTGCGGCCACGCAACGCCGCGGGCGTTTCGAACAGGCCGACGGCGGCACGCTGTTCCTCGACGAGATCGGTGACATGCCCGCCGAACTGCAGACCCGCCTGCTGCGGGTGCTGTCGGACAACCATTTCTACCGCGTCGGCGGCCACCAGCCGGTCCGCGCGAACGTGCGCGTCATCGCCGCGACCCACCAGCACCTCGAAGACCGCGTGCGACAGGGGCTGTTCCGCGAGGACCTGTTCCACCGCCTCAACGTGATCCGCCTGCGCCTGCCACCGATGCGCGAGCGCCGCGAAGACATCCCCATCCTGGTGCGTCATTTCCTGCAGAAGAGCGCGCAGGATCTCGGCGTCGAGCCCAAGCGCATTTCCGAACCGGCACTGAAATACCTGCAGGCCCTGCCTTTCCCGGGCAACGTCCGGCAGCTCGAGAACCTGTGCCACTGGCTGACGGTGATGGCGCCGGGACAGACGATCGAAGTTGCCGACCTGCCGCCCGAAATGCGCGACCGCCCCGATCGCGAGATGCCCGTCGCGTGGGTCGACGGACTCGCCGTCGAGGCGGACCGCATGATCGCCACCGCGCCCGGCGAGGTGTTCGACCGGCTGACACGCGAATTCGAACGCACGCTGATCCGCCGCGCGCTGACGGCCACCGGCGGGCGGCGCATCGAGGCAGCGCTGCTGCTCGGCATTGGCCGGAACACGATCACGCGCAAGATCCAGGAGCTCGGCCTCGAGGAGCACCGGCATCCGCCGGCGAGCGAAGACGCCTCCAGCTAA